A genome region from bacterium SCSIO 12844 includes the following:
- a CDS encoding valine--tRNA ligase — MDKNYQPKAIEKKWYDQWEKEGNFQAGKSDGVTYTIMLPPPNVTGTLHMGHGFQQTLMDLLIRYHRMMGDDALWQVGTDHAGIATQMVVERQLAQEGKSRHDLGREAFIEKIWQWKAQSGNQISNQMKRIGASADWSRQRFTMDEGLSDAVKEVFIRLYEEGTIYRGKRLVNWDPKFLTAISDLEVISEEEEGFLWHIRYPLVNGEGHLTVATTRPETMLGDMAIAVHPEDERYQHLVGQMVELPLCDRQIPIIADDYVEKDFGTGCVKITPAHDFNDYEVGLRHDLKLFNILTKDAKINENAPKVYQGLGRFEARKRIVEDLEAIDLLDQVKTHVLKVPRGDRSGEVIEPFLTDQWFMKMNELAKPAIDVVKSGKVKFVPQNWQNTYFEWMNNIQDWCISRQLWWGHQIPAWYDSQGNVYVASNEEEVRKKYAISPEEILTQDNDVLDTWFSSALWPFSTLGWPNKTEDLKKYYPTNVLVSGFDIIFFWIARMVMMGLKFMDDVPFDTVYITGLIRDSEGKKMSKSKGNVLDPVDLIDGIDLDQLVEKRTFGMMQPQLKAKVEKATRREFPEGIDAYGTDALRFTFTALASTSRDINFNVNRMEGYRNFCNKLWNAARFVMMNVESKTIAKKNTAMKLGICERWIWHKFNEVVAEAHRHIAQYRFDLLAQVLYEFIWNQYCDWYVELAKTSLNSGNVAEKDRESIRYTLVYILEQSLRLLHPVIPFITEEIWQQFKPLTEIASGNLTQQKYPCYQNELVDEDADKVIHWLKRVVTEIRTIRAQMNVKPSKSISLVFKGASEMDKAYAEINEYLIKSLAKIDNIHFAETDEEIEASASGLVGKLELHIPLAGLIDVKAETDRLMNERDKVLKELARLNGKLSNEKFIANAPEIVVEKEKEKLKLAQIKQENIDQQLEKLTSLA, encoded by the coding sequence ATGGATAAAAACTATCAGCCAAAAGCAATTGAAAAAAAGTGGTATGATCAATGGGAAAAAGAAGGTAATTTTCAAGCTGGAAAATCAGATGGTGTGACATACACCATTATGTTACCACCACCTAATGTAACAGGTACATTACATATGGGGCATGGTTTTCAGCAAACATTGATGGATTTATTAATACGCTATCATCGTATGATGGGTGATGATGCATTATGGCAAGTTGGTACGGATCATGCTGGTATTGCAACTCAGATGGTTGTTGAGCGTCAGTTAGCTCAAGAGGGTAAGAGTCGCCATGATTTAGGACGAGAAGCATTTATTGAGAAGATATGGCAGTGGAAAGCTCAATCAGGTAATCAAATTTCTAATCAAATGAAACGTATTGGTGCTTCAGCGGATTGGTCTCGACAGCGCTTTACCATGGATGAAGGCTTATCAGATGCAGTTAAAGAAGTATTTATTCGCTTATATGAAGAAGGGACAATCTATCGTGGTAAGCGTTTGGTTAACTGGGATCCTAAATTTTTAACAGCAATTTCTGATTTAGAAGTAATCTCTGAAGAAGAAGAAGGCTTTTTATGGCATATACGCTATCCATTGGTTAATGGTGAAGGTCATTTAACTGTTGCAACAACGCGACCTGAAACCATGTTAGGTGATATGGCGATTGCCGTACACCCAGAAGATGAGCGCTATCAACATTTAGTTGGTCAAATGGTTGAGCTTCCTTTATGTGATCGCCAAATTCCAATTATTGCGGATGACTATGTTGAAAAAGACTTTGGTACAGGCTGTGTGAAAATAACGCCAGCACATGATTTTAATGACTATGAAGTCGGTTTGCGTCACGATTTAAAATTATTTAATATTTTAACAAAAGACGCTAAAATTAATGAAAACGCACCGAAGGTATACCAAGGTCTTGGGCGTTTTGAAGCAAGAAAACGCATCGTTGAAGATTTAGAGGCAATCGATTTATTAGATCAAGTTAAAACACATGTATTAAAAGTACCAAGAGGTGATCGAAGTGGTGAAGTAATTGAGCCATTTTTAACTGATCAGTGGTTTATGAAAATGAATGAATTGGCTAAACCTGCAATCGATGTGGTTAAAAGTGGAAAAGTTAAATTTGTACCACAAAATTGGCAGAACACTTATTTTGAATGGATGAATAACATCCAAGATTGGTGTATATCACGTCAGCTATGGTGGGGGCATCAAATTCCAGCATGGTATGATAGCCAAGGTAACGTTTATGTCGCATCCAATGAAGAAGAGGTGCGTAAAAAATATGCAATTTCACCAGAAGAAATATTAACACAAGATAATGATGTTTTAGATACTTGGTTTTCTTCAGCCCTTTGGCCTTTTTCAACGCTTGGTTGGCCAAACAAAACAGAAGACTTAAAGAAGTACTACCCTACAAATGTATTAGTTAGTGGTTTTGATATTATTTTCTTTTGGATTGCCAGGATGGTTATGATGGGCTTGAAATTTATGGATGATGTACCATTTGATACGGTATATATTACAGGCCTTATTCGTGATAGCGAAGGAAAAAAAATGTCAAAATCAAAAGGTAATGTGTTAGATCCAGTAGATTTGATTGATGGTATTGATTTAGATCAATTGGTTGAAAAACGTACCTTTGGTATGATGCAGCCGCAATTAAAAGCAAAAGTAGAAAAAGCAACAAGACGAGAATTTCCTGAAGGTATTGATGCCTATGGTACAGATGCATTACGTTTTACATTTACAGCATTAGCATCAACTTCTCGAGATATTAATTTTAATGTCAACCGAATGGAAGGTTATCGTAATTTCTGTAACAAGCTTTGGAATGCCGCTCGTTTTGTTATGATGAATGTTGAGTCAAAAACCATTGCTAAGAAAAATACAGCAATGAAGCTGGGTATTTGTGAGCGATGGATTTGGCACAAGTTTAATGAAGTAGTAGCAGAAGCACATCGACATATTGCTCAGTACCGATTTGATCTATTAGCACAAGTTTTATATGAGTTTATTTGGAATCAATATTGTGATTGGTATGTTGAGTTAGCTAAAACAAGTTTAAATTCAGGTAATGTGGCGGAAAAAGATAGAGAATCTATACGATATACCTTGGTTTATATTTTAGAGCAATCACTTCGCTTATTGCACCCTGTGATTCCTTTTATTACGGAAGAAATTTGGCAGCAGTTTAAGCCGTTAACAGAGATAGCATCTGGTAATTTGACTCAACAGAAATACCCATGCTATCAAAATGAGTTAGTTGATGAGGATGCAGATAAAGTCATTCATTGGCTAAAACGTGTTGTTACTGAAATTCGAACCATACGTGCACAAATGAATGTTAAACCATCAAAATCGATTTCATTAGTATTTAAAGGTGCTTCTGAAATGGATAAAGCTTATGCTGAGATTAATGAATATTTAATTAAGTCATTAGCTAAAATTGACAATATTCACTTTGCTGAGACTGATGAAGAAATTGAGGCTTCTGCTTCAGGGTTAGTTGGTAAGCTCGAGTTACATATCCCATTAGCGGGCTTAATTGATGTAAAGGCTGAAACGGATCGTTTGATGAATGAACGAGATAAAGTATTAAAAGAATTAGCAAGACTTAACGGTAAGTTATCCAATGAAAAGTTTATCGCTAATGCGCCTGAAATTGTCGTTGAAAAAGAAAAAGAAAAATTAAAATTAGCACAAATAAAACAAGAAAATATTGATCAACAGTTAGAAAAATTAACCTCTCTAGCTTGA
- the tal gene encoding transaldolase, producing MTKLDSLREMTKVVADTGDIEKIKLHKPEDATTNPSLLLKAAAMSQYQDILKHTLEETNHLSANERLEAILYHLAVNFGVEILKIVPGRVSTEVDARLSFDTNKTVQAAKRLIQLYESHGISRERILIKIAATWEGIQAAEMLEKEGIHCNLTLIFHIAQAVKCAQAGVTLISPFVGRITDWYKQALNQADFPPVDEDEGVQSVKAIYNYFKAFDYTTTVMGASFRHVKQVEALSGCDALTISPELLSELEADNGQLEKHLSKDLIDRSIEKIDVSEAQFRWALNESAMATEKLAQGIRNFAIDTVKLENLINEKMIHGKDYA from the coding sequence ATGACAAAACTAGATAGTTTGCGAGAAATGACTAAAGTTGTTGCAGATACAGGAGATATTGAAAAAATCAAATTGCATAAACCAGAAGATGCAACAACAAATCCTTCTTTATTATTAAAAGCAGCAGCAATGTCACAATATCAAGATATTTTAAAGCATACTTTAGAAGAAACCAATCACCTAAGTGCTAATGAGCGACTAGAAGCTATTTTATATCATTTGGCCGTTAATTTTGGCGTTGAAATTTTAAAAATAGTTCCAGGTAGGGTGTCAACTGAGGTTGATGCGAGATTATCTTTTGACACAAATAAAACGGTTCAAGCAGCTAAACGCCTAATTCAATTATATGAGAGTCATGGTATATCACGTGAACGTATCTTAATTAAAATTGCAGCAACTTGGGAAGGAATACAAGCAGCAGAAATGCTTGAAAAAGAAGGTATTCATTGTAACTTAACTTTAATTTTTCATATTGCTCAAGCGGTTAAATGTGCTCAAGCAGGTGTTACATTAATTTCGCCTTTTGTCGGTAGGATTACTGACTGGTATAAACAGGCACTGAATCAAGCAGATTTTCCACCTGTTGATGAAGATGAAGGTGTCCAATCAGTGAAGGCAATTTATAATTATTTTAAAGCATTTGATTATACAACAACAGTAATGGGTGCAAGTTTTCGCCATGTTAAGCAAGTGGAAGCATTAAGTGGTTGTGATGCGCTTACGATTTCACCTGAGTTATTATCAGAGTTAGAGGCAGATAATGGTCAGCTTGAGAAGCATTTATCTAAAGATTTGATCGACCGTTCAATTGAAAAAATTGATGTCAGTGAAGCTCAATTTCGTTGGGCATTAAATGAATCTGCAATGGCAACTGAAAAGCTTGCTCAAGGGATACGAAACTTTGCAATAGATACAGTGAAATTAGAAAATTTAATTAATGAAAAAATGATTCATGGTAAAGATTATGCGTAA
- the xerD gene encoding site-specific tyrosine recombinase XerD, with protein sequence MGGGNQFNNDRSLIQLFIQDLHTIYGLSDNTIQSYQSDLYHFLEFVSKQKTQLVAVKISDIHKYLDFCYQKKLTNRTVSRFISSLKKFFQWALDRRYLAEDPASQLVLPKLQKSLPSSISEACVEQLLDAPDTLTEIGLRDKAMIEVLYATGLRVSELVALEESQVSLSQGVIRIIGKGNKERIVPMGQWALDWLERYIKEVRNDFLAKKVQSDYVFLSQKGGKMTRQAFWYRIKAYVKAIGLQIEISPHTLRHAFATHLLNHGADLRSVQLLLGHANISTTTIYTHVAKARLQKLYQLHHPRA encoded by the coding sequence ATGGGCGGTGGTAATCAATTTAATAACGATCGCTCATTAATTCAGTTATTTATTCAAGATTTACATACAATTTATGGATTGAGTGATAATACAATACAATCATATCAATCCGATTTATATCATTTTTTAGAATTTGTTAGTAAACAAAAAACTCAATTAGTTGCAGTTAAAATCAGTGATATTCATAAATATCTTGATTTTTGTTATCAGAAAAAGCTAACCAATCGCACGGTATCTCGATTTATTTCATCATTAAAAAAATTTTTTCAATGGGCTTTAGATAGGCGTTATTTAGCTGAAGATCCTGCAAGTCAGCTTGTATTGCCGAAGTTGCAAAAGTCATTGCCATCATCTATTTCAGAAGCTTGTGTTGAGCAATTACTTGATGCGCCGGATACATTAACTGAAATAGGTCTTAGAGATAAAGCAATGATTGAAGTTTTATATGCTACAGGGCTTAGAGTAAGTGAGCTTGTTGCACTAGAAGAATCGCAAGTTAGTCTATCTCAAGGTGTCATACGTATCATAGGTAAAGGTAATAAGGAAAGAATCGTGCCAATGGGGCAGTGGGCACTTGATTGGTTGGAGCGCTATATTAAGGAAGTTAGAAATGATTTCTTAGCTAAAAAGGTGCAGTCTGATTATGTTTTTTTAAGCCAGAAGGGAGGTAAAATGACGCGCCAAGCCTTCTGGTATCGTATTAAAGCTTATGTTAAAGCTATTGGTCTTCAAATAGAGATCTCACCGCATACATTGCGACATGCATTTGCAACGCATTTGTTGAATCATGGTGCTGATCTAAGGTCGGTGCAATTATTATTAGGGCATGCAAATATATCAACGACAACGATTTATACGCATGTGGCGAAAGCAAGGTTGCAAAAGCTATATCAGTTACATCATCCTCGAGCTTAA
- a CDS encoding response regulator transcription factor, whose protein sequence is MNQRYKILLVDDEPGIRESLRSFLERYLFEVFEAATGEEALDVLDEHEVDLILLDMMLPDMHGIEICKRIKNKRKGIPIIFLTGVTDATETVLGFEAGADDYVEKPFNPHVLLARIRTKLKNEKTSGRQTGIDSFGDVNIEDFNQIQFGRWSYYPKKSLVTHPDHPETYLTDKESALLKLLLSDPGKTFSRDDIASYLNLSSHGDVARDVNIHVHRLRTKLTQRHNAASPIKAVRSQGYTLDSYLTYVYDGKELSCL, encoded by the coding sequence ATGAATCAAAGATATAAAATCCTATTAGTTGATGATGAGCCTGGAATACGTGAATCACTTCGTAGCTTTCTTGAACGCTATTTATTTGAAGTATTTGAAGCGGCAACTGGCGAAGAAGCACTGGATGTCTTAGATGAACATGAGGTTGACTTAATTTTATTAGATATGATGCTACCTGATATGCATGGTATCGAAATTTGCAAACGCATTAAGAATAAACGCAAAGGTATTCCTATTATTTTCCTAACTGGTGTTACTGATGCAACAGAAACAGTCCTAGGCTTTGAAGCAGGCGCTGATGACTACGTTGAAAAACCGTTTAATCCACATGTTCTTTTAGCGCGCATTCGTACCAAATTAAAAAATGAAAAAACATCAGGCCGTCAAACAGGTATCGATTCATTTGGTGATGTTAATATAGAAGACTTTAACCAGATTCAATTTGGTCGTTGGAGCTACTATCCTAAAAAGTCTTTAGTTACCCACCCAGATCATCCGGAAACTTATTTAACAGATAAAGAAAGTGCCTTATTAAAATTATTACTTTCTGATCCTGGAAAAACATTTAGCCGTGATGATATTGCAAGCTATTTAAACCTTTCAAGTCATGGTGATGTTGCTCGCGATGTCAACATTCATGTTCATCGCTTACGCACAAAATTAACACAACGCCATAATGCAGCTTCTCCAATTAAAGCTGTACGTTCACAAGGTTACACTTTAGATTCTTATCTAACCTATGTTTATGACGGCAAGGAATTATCTTGCCTTTGA
- a CDS encoding Fis family transcriptional regulator: MPATMHYGAKQENASQEALPMAEYIKEVVTNYFKSMAEEGMSPSQVYELVMSEVELPLIEATMEYTGNNQSRAASVLGLNRGTFRKKLSHYGML; encoded by the coding sequence ATGCCTGCAACAATGCATTACGGTGCAAAACAAGAAAATGCATCACAAGAAGCTTTGCCTATGGCAGAGTATATTAAAGAAGTTGTAACAAACTATTTTAAGAGTATGGCTGAAGAAGGCATGAGCCCAAGCCAGGTATATGAGTTAGTTATGAGTGAAGTTGAGTTGCCTTTAATTGAAGCAACAATGGAGTATACTGGTAATAATCAGAGCCGTGCTGCAAGTGTTTTAGGTCTTAACCGTGGAACATTTCGTAAAAAGCTATCGCATTATGGAATGCTCTAA
- the trmD gene encoding tRNA (guanosine(37)-N1)-methyltransferase TrmD: MIKVKLGVISIFPQIFDSVLSYGITARAVERNLLECHFFNPRDFTEDNYRTIDDRPFGGGPGMVMLYEPLAKAIVAAKKVLGEQTPVVYMSPQGKPLEHSIASEFAAISSLIILCGRYEGIDQRLIDGYVDYELSIGDYVLSGGELAAAVFIDATVRLIPGVLNHALSSKEDSFFDGLLDCPHYTRPRVLPSGTKVPDVLTGGNHADIKRWRDMMKLGLTFEKRPELIERRCLSEYEKTLLDEYKSNMNNKLDDK, translated from the coding sequence ATTATTAAAGTGAAATTAGGTGTTATTTCTATTTTTCCGCAAATTTTTGATTCAGTTTTATCTTATGGTATTACTGCTCGTGCTGTTGAAAGAAATTTGCTAGAATGTCATTTCTTTAATCCACGTGACTTTACTGAAGATAATTATCGCACGATTGATGATCGTCCATTTGGTGGTGGGCCAGGTATGGTGATGTTATATGAACCTTTAGCAAAAGCAATTGTAGCGGCTAAAAAAGTACTAGGTGAACAAACACCTGTCGTTTATATGTCACCACAAGGTAAGCCTTTAGAGCATTCTATAGCAAGTGAGTTTGCTGCAATTTCAAGCCTTATCATTCTTTGTGGTCGCTATGAAGGTATTGATCAACGATTAATTGATGGCTATGTCGATTATGAGCTTTCAATTGGTGATTATGTCTTATCCGGTGGTGAATTAGCAGCAGCTGTATTTATAGATGCGACAGTAAGATTAATCCCAGGTGTATTAAATCATGCGCTTTCTTCTAAAGAAGACTCATTTTTTGATGGACTTTTAGATTGTCCGCATTATACTAGACCTCGGGTTTTGCCTTCAGGTACAAAAGTGCCGGATGTGTTAACTGGTGGAAATCACGCTGATATTAAACGTTGGCGAGATATGATGAAGTTAGGGCTTACTTTTGAGAAGCGCCCTGAATTAATCGAGCGCCGCTGTTTGTCGGAATACGAAAAAACATTGCTTGATGAATATAAAAGCAATATGAACAATAAATTAGATGATAAATAA
- the rplS gene encoding 50S ribosomal protein L19, producing the protein MKNNLVKMIEDNQLRDDIPEFRAGDSVIVNVWVKEGNRRRVQAFEGVVIAMKNRGINSSFTVRKMSSGEGVERVFQTHSPIIDSVKVVRRGKVRRAKLYYLRGRTGKAARIKEKV; encoded by the coding sequence ATGAAAAATAATTTAGTTAAAATGATAGAAGACAATCAACTAAGAGATGATATTCCTGAATTTCGTGCAGGTGACTCTGTCATTGTTAATGTTTGGGTAAAAGAGGGTAATAGACGTCGTGTTCAGGCATTTGAAGGCGTTGTTATTGCGATGAAAAATCGTGGTATTAATTCATCTTTTACAGTACGTAAAATGTCAAGTGGTGAAGGTGTGGAGCGTGTATTCCAAACGCATAGCCCAATTATTGACTCAGTTAAAGTCGTTCGTCGCGGTAAAGTACGCCGTGCTAAATTATACTACTTAAGAGGTCGTACAGGTAAAGCTGCGCGTATTAAAGAAAAAGTATAA
- a CDS encoding DMT family transporter, whose protein sequence is MRLGVILGILSGLLWGLNDVLTNLFSLHIDIGLLKSVVIFSLGLAFLQDAGSSIGILSYYTIKREVFSQIKQMQRATIVIIIAALCAGPLGMVAGILGISYAGPVYAGVITSCYPIIALILSFFLIRERITYLKVIGIILSVFAVIMISVSGAETDAHHIGLGMTFASIAMLGWGMESVLFAWVHMKTNLKPMWLLAIRQLASAVSYLIILFILLISWRYQVLDTFREMHWPLLILSCIVSASFSYILYYHTIKRIGAALGTTFNASFVFWAAIFSQILGLSHLGISFWFWAVMLIIGIYCAVSYQLPKIRLRG, encoded by the coding sequence ATGAGACTGGGTGTTATATTAGGGATATTATCTGGCTTATTATGGGGCTTAAATGATGTGTTGACTAATTTATTTAGTTTGCATATTGATATCGGCTTATTAAAGTCAGTGGTTATTTTTTCATTGGGATTAGCATTTCTGCAAGATGCAGGCTCATCGATTGGCATTTTAAGTTATTATACAATTAAGCGAGAAGTTTTCTCTCAAATAAAGCAAATGCAACGTGCAACAATCGTCATTATTATTGCCGCACTTTGTGCAGGTCCTTTAGGCATGGTTGCAGGAATATTAGGTATTAGTTATGCAGGGCCTGTTTATGCCGGTGTCATTACTTCTTGTTATCCTATTATTGCATTAATATTATCATTTTTTTTAATACGTGAGCGAATTACCTATTTAAAAGTTATTGGCATTATTTTAAGTGTATTTGCAGTTATTATGATATCTGTAAGTGGTGCTGAGACAGATGCACATCATATTGGGCTTGGCATGACCTTTGCATCAATTGCAATGCTTGGTTGGGGGATGGAGAGTGTATTATTTGCGTGGGTGCATATGAAAACAAATTTAAAACCCATGTGGTTATTAGCTATTCGTCAATTAGCTTCAGCAGTTTCGTATCTGATTATACTTTTTATATTATTGATTTCATGGCGCTATCAGGTGCTTGATACCTTTAGAGAAATGCATTGGCCTTTATTAATTCTTTCTTGTATTGTTAGTGCATCATTTTCTTACATCTTATATTATCATACAATTAAACGTATTGGCGCAGCCTTAGGTACAACGTTTAATGCAAGTTTTGTATTTTGGGCTGCAATTTTTAGTCAAATATTGGGCTTAAGCCATTTAGGTATCAGTTTTTGGTTTTGGGCTGTGATGCTCATTATTGGTATTTATTGTGCGGTTTCTTATCAACTACCCAAAATACGGCTGAGAGGTTGA
- the ispG gene encoding flavodoxin-dependent (E)-4-hydroxy-3-methylbut-2-enyl-diphosphate synthase has translation MRKSIAVKVDHITIGANAPVVVQSMTDTPTEDIEKTIKQILALYHAGSEIVRITVNNDKAAKAVPLIKKALLDQGCHVPLVGDFHYNGHTLLKANPECASSLSKYRINPGNVGFGKKRDNQFGEIIRCAIEHDKPVRIGTNWGSLDQALLAQLMDENAKNGFKLTNQQVLYEALIRSALDSAEYAESLGLKHDKIILSCKVSGVEDLIAVYENIATRCDYPLHLGLTEAGMGVKAVVATAISLGVLLQKGIGDTIRASLTPEPGGVRTKEVLVCQEILQTMGLRAFTPMVTSCPGCGRTSSSFFRELADQIQTYLRDQMPIWKADYPGVENMKVAVMGCVVNGPGESKHANIGISLPGSGEAPVAPVFVDGKKAHTLRGDGIASEFKMIVDDYVKHNYGIPA, from the coding sequence ATGCGTAAATCAATCGCAGTTAAGGTTGATCATATAACGATTGGTGCAAATGCACCTGTCGTTGTTCAATCGATGACAGATACACCAACAGAAGATATTGAAAAAACAATTAAACAAATTTTAGCCTTATATCACGCTGGCAGTGAAATTGTTCGTATTACTGTTAATAATGATAAAGCTGCAAAAGCTGTACCATTAATAAAAAAAGCATTATTAGATCAAGGTTGTCATGTACCATTAGTTGGTGATTTTCACTATAATGGCCATACACTACTTAAAGCTAATCCAGAGTGTGCTTCTAGTTTATCAAAATATAGAATTAATCCAGGAAATGTTGGCTTTGGTAAAAAAAGAGATAATCAGTTTGGTGAAATTATTCGTTGTGCCATTGAGCATGATAAGCCAGTAAGAATTGGTACGAACTGGGGGAGTTTAGATCAAGCATTGTTAGCTCAGCTAATGGATGAGAATGCAAAAAATGGTTTTAAGCTTACGAATCAACAAGTACTGTATGAAGCCTTAATTCGTTCAGCATTAGATAGTGCTGAATATGCTGAGTCGCTAGGCTTAAAACATGATAAAATTATCTTATCTTGTAAAGTCAGTGGTGTAGAAGATCTTATTGCAGTTTATGAAAATATTGCAACACGTTGTGACTATCCATTACATCTTGGTTTAACAGAAGCAGGGATGGGTGTTAAAGCAGTTGTTGCAACAGCAATTAGTTTGGGTGTTTTATTGCAAAAAGGCATTGGTGATACAATTAGAGCATCATTAACACCAGAGCCAGGTGGTGTCAGAACAAAAGAAGTATTAGTTTGCCAAGAAATACTTCAGACAATGGGCTTAAGAGCATTTACACCGATGGTAACATCATGTCCAGGGTGTGGTCGAACAAGTAGTAGCTTCTTTAGAGAGTTAGCAGATCAAATTCAAACTTATCTGCGCGATCAAATGCCCATTTGGAAAGCTGATTATCCAGGCGTTGAAAATATGAAAGTTGCTGTAATGGGTTGTGTTGTTAATGGCCCAGGTGAAAGTAAGCATGCCAATATTGGGATTTCTTTACCAGGAAGTGGCGAAGCGCCAGTTGCGCCTGTATTCGTAGATGGCAAAAAAGCACACACATTGCGTGGCGATGGTATAGCATCAGAATTCAAAATGATCGTCGATGATTATGTTAAGCATAATTATGGAATACCAGCTTAA
- a CDS encoding DNA polymerase III subunit chi: MQVDFYILSTSTEKERLIFCCRLIEKVLQSQSRLIVLCHNYQMLEALDQLLWSFKDSSFIAHLPIDEITDKTANVPVILTTDEVEINTDCHIIVKLQNKSLSQHWPLNETFRVLEIVDQDKTVLESSRNNFKDYKKRGFKIDVHKLD, encoded by the coding sequence ATGCAGGTTGATTTTTATATCCTATCGACCAGTACAGAGAAAGAGCGATTAATATTTTGTTGTCGTTTGATAGAAAAAGTACTACAAAGTCAGAGTCGGCTTATTGTATTGTGTCATAACTATCAAATGCTTGAAGCATTAGATCAATTATTATGGTCGTTTAAAGACAGTAGCTTTATTGCACACCTACCAATTGATGAAATTACAGATAAAACAGCTAACGTACCTGTGATATTGACAACAGATGAGGTAGAAATAAATACTGACTGCCATATTATTGTTAAGCTTCAAAATAAGTCATTAAGCCAACATTGGCCCTTAAATGAAACATTTCGAGTTTTGGAAATTGTTGATCAAGATAAAACTGTGTTAGAATCATCGCGAAATAATTTTAAAGATTATAAAAAGCGTGGCTTTAAAATTGATGTACATAAACTTGATTAG
- the rpsP gene encoding 30S ribosomal protein S16 yields the protein MVVIRLARGGSKKRPFYRVVVADSRNPRDGRFIERVGFFNPVASGLEEKVRLEFDRIDYWVSKGAKMSDRVAGIVKKERKADTNPVKADA from the coding sequence ATGGTAGTTATTCGTTTGGCTCGTGGCGGTTCTAAAAAGCGTCCTTTTTATCGTGTAGTCGTTGCTGATAGTCGTAACCCTCGTGATGGTCGTTTTATTGAACGTGTTGGTTTTTTTAATCCGGTTGCTTCTGGTTTAGAAGAGAAAGTACGTTTAGAGTTCGATCGTATCGATTATTGGGTTTCAAAAGGTGCTAAGATGTCTGATCGAGTTGCAGGTATTGTTAAAAAAGAGCGTAAAGCAGATACAAATCCAGTTAAAGCTGATGCTTAA
- the rimM gene encoding 16S rRNA processing protein RimM → MSQHDAKMVVIAKIGAPYGLDGDMRLNIFCNPPEHAINNYPKWFIRKTPDSLWLELENEAIYQLGGKFLIHLAAISSPEEAKNYTNAEIGVQRSALPQALDNEYYWVDLIGLSVINESQETLGVVIELFETEGANDVLVIDDGGVERLIPFVDQYIKSVDFDLKQIVVHWQKDY, encoded by the coding sequence ATGTCACAGCATGATGCTAAAATGGTTGTCATTGCTAAGATAGGCGCACCCTATGGTCTTGATGGGGATATGCGCCTTAATATTTTCTGTAATCCACCAGAGCATGCGATTAATAATTATCCTAAATGGTTTATTCGAAAAACACCTGATTCATTGTGGTTGGAGTTAGAAAATGAAGCGATTTATCAATTAGGCGGTAAATTCTTAATTCATTTGGCAGCTATTTCATCACCAGAAGAAGCAAAAAATTATACCAACGCTGAAATTGGTGTTCAACGTAGTGCGTTACCGCAAGCATTGGATAATGAATACTATTGGGTTGATTTAATTGGCTTGAGTGTTATTAATGAGTCACAAGAAACCTTAGGTGTTGTAATAGAACTATTTGAAACTGAGGGTGCTAATGATGTGCTTGTTATTGATGATGGTGGTGTTGAGCGTTTAATCCCTTTTGTTGACCAATATATAAAATCAGTTGACTTTGACTTAAAGCAAATTGTTGTGCATTGGCAAAAGGATTATTAA